In Rhopalosiphum padi isolate XX-2018 chromosome 3, ASM2088224v1, whole genome shotgun sequence, the genomic stretch acttgccttagctgtaaaaatcttttaatattatttactatatttatttcattaataggttttaatttaaccacatcccaaagtgatttaatttaaattgtcaagattcaatagatgttttacggtgattttattcaaaaataatttcatattattatgttcaaatcagaattatttctgaagaatagtaatgtcatactatatttcaaaaaatcaattttatattttcctatgagtgtattttaaagttacaattattttaccttcaaattcaacaaaacagctggtagatttttataatatttgattgcttatcataatgaatgtttcttatcatctattatatgattatatttcatatctttttgcatttatacatttgcatcaatttaattcatgtttcaactgtaagattctttcaaatattttctattaagaatgtagttggtctcttagtttttgtttgattgttttaatttctgaattattcaatggttatcaaacactagttgtcataaaaagattttcgttcaacttatggtgtgtagtagtgacattttatcctccaaccattttataaatttaactgactaaattttttcagatggcagtacatagatcactcgatgcatagtgagacatgaattcacatttctaccacttcggaaagtatcaatatcctacatgtaaaattgattagaagatactgaaaatattaatggttttatacaatgtacgtgtaatggttatcaactgtaattgatagtcaattaagagtagtgtgacaataagttaatgccgagaaattctgacaattacatgaagaaagaaattcaaattttgtattactaactttcattaatttcacttaagcttatacttcataaacactataaaacgtgtatttatatgataatttagacaaatataaaaattcatagttttatctgcttataataaactcaattctaatgttaatgtcatcaaactcagaccattagattaagaaagatattctaattttctattattaactttcattaatttcatttaagcttatacttcataaacactaaaaaacgtgtttttatatgataatttagacaaatataaaaattcatagttttaactgcttataataaactcaattctaatgttaatgtcatcaaactcagaccattagattaagaaagatattctaattttctattattaactttcattaatttcatttaagcttatacttcataaacactatgaaacgtgtatttatatgataatttagacaattattacaaattcatatttttaatcgcATAGagatcactcaattctcatgttagttacatcaaactcagaccattagattaagaaagatattctaattttctattattaactttcattaatttcatttaagcttatacttcataaacactataatacgtgtttttatatgataatttagataaatataaaaattcatagttttaactgcttataataaactcaattctaatgttaatgtcatcaaactcagaccattagattaagaaagatattctaattttctattattaactttcattaatttcatttaagcttatacttcataaacactataatacgtgtttttatatgataatttagacaattataaaaattcatatgtatttcatattgaaaagaatcaattttaagtttttctacaagtgtcttctttagttacacttattttatattcaaattcgacaaaacatgctagtagatttgtactatcttttattatctatcataataattgtttctccaatcattatacatatttaatcgactacttttttttagatggcaatacagcagatcactcaaggcttgctgagacatgactacgcattcataccacttgggaaaatatcatcatcctacgttgaaaattaactagaagatactgataattatataggttttatgcaatgtacgtgaaatggctattgaatgtaattgatagtaatttaatagtagtgtatcaattgaaatttgttaaaaatctgaataaaggattgggaaacacctttagcatgaaattttcattcataacatttgccttagctgtaaaaatcttttgatattatttactatatttatttcattaataggttttaatttaaccacatcccaaagtgatttaatttaaattgtcaagattcaatagatgttttacggtgattttcttcaaatataatttcatattattatgttcaaatcagaattatttctgaagaatagtaatgtcatactatatttcaaaaaatcaattttatattttcctatgagtgtattttaatgttacaattattttaccttcaaattcaacaaaacagctggtagatttttataatatttgattgcttatcataatgaatgtttcttatcatctattatatgattatatttcatatctttttgcatttatacatttgtatcaatttaattcatgtttcaactgtaagattctttcaaatattttctattaagaatgtagttggtctcttagtttttgtttgattgttttaatttctgaattattcaatggttatcaaacactagttgtcataaaaagattttcgttcaacttatggtgtgtagtagtgacattttatcctccaaccattttataattttaactgactaaattttttcagatggcagtacatagatcactcgatgcatagtgagacatgaattcacatttctaccacttcggaaagtatcaatatcctacatgtaaaatggattagaagatactgaaaatattaatggttttatacaatgtacgtgtaatggttatcaactgtaattgatagtcaattaagagtagtgtgacaataagttaatgccgagaaattctgacaattacatgaagaaagaaattcaaattttgtattactaactttcattaatttcacttaagcttatacttcataaacactataaaacgtgtatttatatgataatttagacaaatataaaaattcatagttttatctgcttataataaactcaattctaatgttaatgtcatcaaactcagaccattagattaagaaagatattctaattttctattattaactttcattaatttcatttaagcttatacttcataaacactaaaaaacgtgtttttatatgataatttagacaaatataaaaattcatagttttaactgcttataataaactcaattctaatgttaatgtcatcaaactcagaccattagattaagaaagatattctaattttctattattaactttcattaatttcatttaagcttatatttcataaacactataatacgtgtttttatatgataatttagacaattataaaaattcatatgtatttcatattgaaaagaatcaattttaagtttttctacaagtgtcttctttagttacacttattttatattcatattcgacaaaacattctggtagatttgtacaatcatttattatttatcataattattgtttctctaatcattatacatatttaatcgactacttttttttagatggcaatacagcagatcactcaaggcttgctgagacatgactacgcattcataccacttgagaAAAAATCATCAACCTACGTTGAAAAtcaactagaagatactgataattatataggttttatgcaatgtatgtgaaatggctattgtatgtaattgatagtaaattaatagtagtgtaacaattgaaatttgttaaaattctgaataaaggattgggaaacacctttagcttgaaattttcattcataacacttgccttagctgtaaaaatcttttaatattatttactatatttatttcattaataggttttaatttaatcacatcccaaagtgatttaatttaaattgtcaagattcaatagatgttttacggtgattttattcaaaaataatttcatattattatgttcaaatcagaattatttctgaagaatagtaatgtcatactatattgcaaaaaatcaatattatattttcctatgagtgtattttaaagttacaattattttaccttcaaattcaacaaaacagctggtagatttttataatatttgattgcttatcataattaatgtttctaatcatctattatatgattatatttcatatctttttgcatttatacatttgtattttaattcatgtttcaattgtaagattctttcaaatattttctattaagaatgtagttggtctcttagttttttatgattgttttaatttctgaattattcaatggttaccaaacactagttgtcataaaaagattttcgttcaccttatggtgtgtagtagtgacattttatcctccaaccattttataaatttaactgactaaatattttcagatggcagtacatagatcactcgatgcatggtgagacatgaattcacatttctaccacttcggaaagtatcaatatcctacatgtaaaatggactagaagatactgataatattaattgttttatgcagtgtacgtgtaatggttatcgaatgtaattgatagttaattaagagtagtgtaacaattgataTTTGTTACAAATCTGAATAAAGGataacacctttagcttgtaattttcattcataaaactAGCCCTAGCTATAAAATTCTTTTGATATTAGTTCctacatttattgtattaataggtttaaatttatccataacccaaagtgatttaatttaaattgtcaagtttcGATAAATGTTTACcgtgattttattcaattataatttgatattattatgttcaaatcagaattatttttgaagaatagtaatgtcatactatattgaaCAAAACCTCTTTTTAAGTTGGTTGACGAAGATGGGAACATATTTTCTACTAGAAAAACTTTTTGCGTtcaatgtttaaacaaaaaaacacaaTGATACTAAAGAAGACTGTTATCACAACagtgataaatacattttgacatTTCTCGAGCATAGCGAGCATTCAAATGTAGATAAACAAGGAAGTATTCGACATTCGTAGATATTACATTtagatagtacctactacctaccatGATGGtagaatagatttaaatttttccatccatttaatattcatttcacaCTTTTCACAGTGCTCAATGCTCATTGctcataatttgttaattactcttacatacttttaattaattatttttggtcCCTTAATTTTTATGTCAAACACTCAATGTTATGAAAcacctcatttttattttttttaatgttttgttatttaatattttgaatattttttgattttaattaaatattttaagtgggCATTACTTAGAAACAAATGTTACTGCATAAAAAACGCCTTACATACTATTTCCTGTCAAGTTTTTCATTCATTCTAGGATACATATTAACGTTGTTTGTTTTGAAAACATTTCTCCAAATGTATTTTAGAATTAAGTTGCTTTTACTTGTCTTATCTGcggtaaaaaatgtttatcgtaAAGATGCTATATGTGAAACACGAGCTCAAACAAAAGGAgactttaaaatacttttttttgtatcaaaagaCAAATCTTTAAATGTTGAAAAGCTAGTTCATGAAGACTTATTGAAAAGAATGAGTATAACCTTCTCACTCATAAAATAATAGCATCATTTTCTggtgtatatatcatataaacttTGATTATCTGTTAAAATGTGATGACGATTCTTTTGACAATGTGTTATTAATTGTCAATGATGTAGAACATAAGCCTAAAAAAAGGTTCTACTGGGGATATTTTGATGGTAAtgcaaacattaaaaataagaggttaatttaaacaaactgaTTGAATAGCATGTGATAGATATTTACTGTATGCTTTGGGAGGAGGCTATGTTTTATCCAAAGATCTTATCATctaaattttgaagaattgaGATTACCTAAGGTAAGTTGATCATAGtagcataatataaagtaataagagaaaatattgatataaagttTAGCAAATTCATTATGTAATAGCTTACCAATTATaacggttttattaaaattatagattaactATTCTAATTCTTgttgtcttttttatttttcagtttcttTGCTAGTGAAGATGTTTTGGTTGGCGCTTTGGTAAGTCCATTAAATATTACTAGAAAACATGACCGGCGATTTGACACACAATGGTATAGTCGCTTAtgtcaaaatgattatttagtaACACATAAACGTAGTCCTGAAATGATGAGACTGCACTGGTCAAACATTATTCAGACTGGAAAACTAAGTGATAGAGTTAAAAAATATGGCTTCCTACAAATATAACTGGTCAGTGATGCCATCTAAATGTTGttagaaatttgtatttaattccataaatacatttttcaacataaaaagactggtgtaattattaatataatacatttgaacatTGTAGTTTGTTTtcagttttgaataaaaaaaaaaatatatatatattaacaacaccaattttatatagaaattcaattttattcttattatgttttcaattcatgacaatattacaaattacaatcgtTTGTTCTTATGCCGTAAGAAaattaacataacattatacattatatgtatgtataaataaaataaaaaaacgtatcatttttaatatgtgttattttttcttcCTGTCTGTTATACATTTAAGACAGAACCATTTTCCTTTAGGCTTGGTAGTTAATTTGACACATGCAAAGTGGAACCATTCAATAggacactaaaataataaaagtacacagttaataaaatatgataaaaaaaaatgaaacaatatttacaataaaaattaagattgttattattttttcaatggtttaagtatttaataaattgttatataaaataaaaacaataaatacataaataattaataaattaaaattaaaatttttacatcTGGATTATCACAGCCAATCATTTCACCATAAGAAACTTGGTTGCATAAACAATACGTTGGTTCATTTGGATCAACAGGCATATCTAATACTTCAGTCGAGTGTGCAACTCCGGCACCAGTAAGGGAACTAGTTTCTACTGTAACGCTGGTTACACTATTTGTAGGGTTTGTTGGATTAGTGACAACATTAATTAAAGGTGTTTTACTAGGTGCTGCACTTGTTGCTATTGTAACTCCTGAAAAATgttggtaattattatacaaagaaaTCAACTTAAATATGACTAAAATTTGTTGTACACAAACCTTTTTTCAGTTGTTTCattttagatgttttttttGGAGCTGTTTCTTCTTCACTCGATGCACTcttctttttaatttctttgtcTTTAATCTTTTTACATTCTCCTGGAAGCAATACACATAAAGAAATGACCAAATACATTATtggaattataatatgatataatgcaGAACACCTACGTTTTTGTGAATTTTCTTCTATATTTCTTGTAGCACTAATGGCTCTGTCTTGAATTTCAGCTCCAAAGCGTGCTAAATCTGAATCAAATTCTCTAATATGTTTATCTACCTGTACGATACAATGGAATAGAACATTTTTACggtaatgttaataattcaaaatcaatataCCATTTCATAAGTTTGTATAGCCAATTGAACTTTATCATCACTGTATTCTTTTGCTTTGTCAAACTGACGTTGTATGCTGGTCATCATTTCGCGTTTTTTATCTGCTGTGTATCCCTTGGAATTTGACATATAATCGTCTGTCAGTTTGTCAACGTTGCGCATCAATTCTTGAACTCTGGAGTCAAGATCTCGCATCAGAGTGAAGTTTCGTTGTAACTCAACAGGAAGATtctctaaatctaaaatataactcTGATAGTACATCGTTTAAATGCAAAATCGAACAAAAACTTACTGTTCAGATAGTGTTCCAAGTTAAGAGCAgaagtcat encodes the following:
- the LOC132927809 gene encoding inhibitor of growth protein 4-like — encoded protein: MTSALNLEHYLNNLENLPVELQRNFTLMRDLDSRVQELMRNVDKLTDDYMSNSKGYTADKKREMMTSIQRQFDKAKEYSDDKVQLAIQTYEMVDKHIREFDSDLARFGAEIQDRAISATRNIEENSQKRECKKIKDKEIKKKSASSEEETAPKKTSKMKQLKKGVTIATSAAPSKTPLINVVTNPTNPTNSVTSVTVETSSLTGAGVAHSTEVLDMPVDPNEPTYCLCNQVSYGEMIGCDNPDCPIEWFHFACVKLTTKPKGKWFCLKCITDRKKK